A window from Eubalaena glacialis isolate mEubGla1 chromosome 1, mEubGla1.1.hap2.+ XY, whole genome shotgun sequence encodes these proteins:
- the NFKB2 gene encoding nuclear factor NF-kappa-B p100 subunit isoform X3, with translation MDSCYDPGLDGIIEYDDFKFNPTIVQPKEPAPETADGPYLVIVEQPKQRGFRFRYGCEGPSHGGLPGASSEKGRKTYPTVKICNYEGPAKIEVDLVTHSDPPRAHAHSLVGKQCSELGVCAVSVGPKDMTAQFNNLGVLHVTKKNMMEIMIQKLQRQRLRSRPQGLTEAERRELEQEAKELKKVMDLSIVRLRFSAFLRASDGSFSLPLKPVISQPIHDSKSPGASNLKISRMDKTAGSVRGGDEVYLLCDKVQKDDIEVRFYEDDENGWQAFGDFSPTDVHKQYAIVFRTPPYHKMKIERPVTVFLQLKRKRGGDVSDSKQFTYYPLVEDKEEVQRKRRKALPTFSQPFGGGSHMGGGSGGSAGGYGGAGGGGGSLGFFSSSLAYSPYQSGAAPMGCYPGGGGGAQMASEAPSVDAGEEAAELSAPSGTLQREQQAPELLHRAREYNARLFGLAQRSARALLDYGVTADARALLAGQRHLLTAQDENGDTPLHLAIIHGQTSVIEQIAHVIYHAPHLGVVNLTNHLHQTPLHLAVITGQTSVVSFLLQVGADPALLDRHGDSAVHLALRARASAPDLLRTLLRSGVPSMPQLLHVPDFEGLYPVHLAVRARSPECLDLLVDNGAEVEAAERQGGRTALHLATEMEELGLVTHLVTKLRANVNARTFAGNTPLHLAAGLGSPTLTRLLLKAGADIHAENEEPLCPLPSPPTSGSDSDSEGPERDTRGSFRGHTPLDLTRSSKVKTLLLNAAQDTMAPPLTPPSPAGPEMPLEDTVLQNLEHLLDGPGAQGSWAELAERLGLRSLVDTYRKTASPSGSLLRSYKLAGGDLAGLLDALSDMGLEEGVRLLRGPETREKLPSTAEVKEDSAYGSQSVEQEAEKLGPPPEPPGGLCHGHPQPQVH, from the exons ATGGACAGTTGCTACGACCCA GGTCTGGATGGCATCATTGAATATGACGATTTCAAATTCAACCCGACCATTGTGCAGCCCAAGGAGCCAGCCCCAGAGACAG CTGATGGCCCCTACCTGGTGATCGTGGAACAGCCTAAGCAG CGAGGTTTCCGATTTCGATATGGCTGTGAAGGCCCTTCCCACGGAGGACTGCCAGGTGCCTCCAGCGAGAAGGGTCGGAAGACTTATCCCACAGTCAAG ATCTGTAACTACGAGGGACCGGCCAAGATCGAGGTGGACCTGGTAACACACAGTGACCCGCCTCGTGCTCACGCCCACAGTTTGGTGGGCAAGCAATGCTCGGAGCTGGGGGTCTGCGCAGTGTCTGTGGGGCCCAAGGACATGACTGCCCA ATTTAACAACCTTGGTGTCCTGCATGTGACCAAGAAGAACATGATGGAGATAATGATACAAAAACTTCAGAGACAGCGGCTTCGCTCCAGGCCCCAGGGCCTTACGG AGGCTGAGCGTCGGGAGCTGGAGCAGGAGGCCAAGGAACTAAAGAAGGTGATGGATCTGAGCATTGTGCGGCTGCGCTTTTCTGCCTTCCTTCGAGCCAGTGATGGCTCCTTCTCTCTGCCCCTGAAGCCAGTTATATCTCAGCCCATCCATGACAGCA AGTCTCCTGGAGCCTCAAACCTGAAGATTTCTCGAATGGACAAGACAGCTGGCTCTGTGCGGGGTGGAGATGAGGTTTATCTGCTTTGTGACAAGGTGCAGAAAG ATGACATTGAGGTTCGGTTCTACGAGGATGATGAGAATGGATGGCAGGCCTTCGGGGACTTTTCTCCCACAGATGTTCACAAACAG TATGCCATTGTGTTCCGGACACCTCCCTATCACAAGATGAAGATTGAGCGTCCTGTAACCGTGTTCCTGCAACTGAAACGCAAGCGTGGGGGGGATGTCTCTGACTCCAAACAGTTCACCTATTATCCTCTGGTGGAAG ACAAGGAGGAGGTGCAGCGGAAGCGGAGGAAAGCCTTGCCCACCTTCTCCCAGCCCTTTGGGGGTGGCTCCCACATGGGTGGAGGCTCTGGGGGCTCGGCTGGGGGTTatggaggagctggaggaggag GTGGCAGCCTcggctttttctcctcctccttggcCTATAGCCCCTACCAGTCCGGTGCGGCCCCAATGGGCTGCTACCcgggaggcgggggcggggcgcagATGGCCTCCGAGGCGCCTAGCGTGGATGCTGGGGAGGAAGCAGCAGAGCTGAGCGCCCCCTCCGGGACCCTCCAGCGCGAACAGCAGGCCCCGGAGCTGCTGCATCGAG CCCGGGAATACAACGCGCGCCTGTTCGGCCTGGCGCAGCGCAGCGCCCGAGCCTTGCTCGACTACGGCGTCACGGCAGACGCGCGCGCGCTGCTGGCGGGACAGCGCCACCTGCTGACCGCGCAGGACGAGAACGGAGACAC gccgctGCATTTGGCCATCATCCACGGGCAGACCAGCGTCATTGAGCAAATAGCCCACGTCATCTACCACGCCCCGCACCTCGGCGTTGTTAATCTCACCAACCACCTGCACCAG ACGCCCCTGCATCTGGCAGTGATCACCGGGCAGACCAGCGTGGTGAGCTTCCTGCTGCAGGTGGGCGCAGATCCAGCACTGCTGGATCGGCATGGAGACTCAGCCGTGCACCTGGCACTCCGGGCACGTGCCAGTGCCCCCGACCTGCTGCGCACCCTGCTGCGGAGTGGGGTTCCCAGCATGCCCCAACTGTTGCACGTGCCAGACTTTGAAG GGCTGTACCCAGTACACCTGGCGGTCCGTGCCCGAAGCCCCGAGTGCCTGGATCTGCTGGTGGACAATGGGGCTGAAGTGGAGGCTGCAGAGCGGCAGGGGGGCCGAACAGCCCTGCATCTAGCCACAGAAATGGAGGAGCTGGGGTTGGTCACCCATCTGGTCACCAAG CTCCGGGCCAACGTGAATGCCCGTACCTTTGCGGGAAACACGCCCCTACACCTGGCAGCTGGACTGGGATCCCCGACCCTCACCCGCCTCCTTCTGAAGGCTG GTGCCGACATCCATGCAGAGAATGAGGAGCCCCTGTGCCCACTGCCTTCGCCCCCCACCTCTGGTAGTGACTCAGATTCTGAGGGCCCCGAGAGGGACACCCGAGGCAGCTTTCGGGGCCACACACCTCTTGACCTCACTCGCAGCAGCAAG GTGAAGACCTTGCTGCTAAATGCTGCTCAGGACACCATGGCGCCCCCCCTGACCCCACCTAGCCCTGCAG GGCCAGAGATGCCACTTGAGGATACAGTCCTACAGAACCTGGAGCATCTGCTAGACGGGCCAGGAGCCCAGGGCAGCTGGGCAGAACTGGCAGAACGGCTGGGTCTGCGCAGTCTGGTGGACACGTATCGGAAGACGGCCTCACCCAGCGGCAGTCTCCTACGCAGTTACAAG cTGGCTGGTGGGGACTTGGCAGGCCTGCTGGATGCCCTGTCTGACATGGGCCTGGAGGAGGGAGTGAGGCTCCTGAGGGGTCCTGAGACCCGAGAAAAGCTGCCTAGCACAG CAGAGGTGAAGGAGGACAGTGCATACGGGAGCCAGTCGGTGGAACAGGAAGCAGAGAAGCTGGGCCCCCCTCCTGAGCCACCAGGAGGGCTCTGCCACGGACATCCCCAGCCTCAGGTGCACTGA
- the NFKB2 gene encoding nuclear factor NF-kappa-B p100 subunit isoform X4 yields MDSCYDPGLDGIIEYDDFKFNPTIVQPKEPAPETADGPYLVIVEQPKQRGFRFRYGCEGPSHGGLPGASSEKGRKTYPTVKICNYEGPAKIEVDLVTHSDPPRAHAHSLVGKQCSELGVCAVSVGPKDMTAQFNNLGVLHVTKKNMMEIMIQKLQRQRLRSRPQGLTEAERRELEQEAKELKKVMDLSIVRLRFSAFLRASDGSFSLPLKPVISQPIHDSKSPGASNLKISRMDKTAGSVRGGDEVYLLCDKVQKDDIEVRFYEDDENGWQAFGDFSPTDVHKQYAIVFRTPPYHKMKIERPVTVFLQLKRKRGGDVSDSKQFTYYPLVEDKEEVQRKRRKALPTFSQPFGGGSHMGGGSGGSAGGYGGAGGGGGSLGFFSSSLAYSPYQSGAAPMGCYPGGGGGAQMASEAPSVDAGEEAAELSAPSGTLQREQQAPELLHRAREYNARLFGLAQRSARALLDYGVTADARALLAGQRHLLTAQDENGDTPLHLAIIHGQTSVIEQIAHVIYHAPHLGVVNLTNHLHQTPLHLAVITGQTSVVSFLLQVGADPALLDRHGDSAVHLALRARASAPDLLRTLLRSGVPSMPQLLHVPDFEGLYPVHLAVRARSPECLDLLVDNGAEVEAAERQGGRTALHLATEMEELGLVTHLVTKLRANVNARTFAGNTPLHLAAGLGSPTLTRLLLKAGADIHAENEEPLCPLPSPPTSGSDSDSEGPERDTRGSFRGHTPLDLTRSSKVKTLLLNAAQDTMAPPLTPPSPAGPEMPLEDTVLQNLEHLLDGPGAQGSWAELAERLGLRSLVDTYRKTASPSGSLLRSYKLAGGDLAGLLDALSDMGLEEGVRLLRGPETREKLPSTEVKEDSAYGSQSVEQEAEKLGPPPEPPGGLCHGHPQPQVH; encoded by the exons ATGGACAGTTGCTACGACCCA GGTCTGGATGGCATCATTGAATATGACGATTTCAAATTCAACCCGACCATTGTGCAGCCCAAGGAGCCAGCCCCAGAGACAG CTGATGGCCCCTACCTGGTGATCGTGGAACAGCCTAAGCAG CGAGGTTTCCGATTTCGATATGGCTGTGAAGGCCCTTCCCACGGAGGACTGCCAGGTGCCTCCAGCGAGAAGGGTCGGAAGACTTATCCCACAGTCAAG ATCTGTAACTACGAGGGACCGGCCAAGATCGAGGTGGACCTGGTAACACACAGTGACCCGCCTCGTGCTCACGCCCACAGTTTGGTGGGCAAGCAATGCTCGGAGCTGGGGGTCTGCGCAGTGTCTGTGGGGCCCAAGGACATGACTGCCCA ATTTAACAACCTTGGTGTCCTGCATGTGACCAAGAAGAACATGATGGAGATAATGATACAAAAACTTCAGAGACAGCGGCTTCGCTCCAGGCCCCAGGGCCTTACGG AGGCTGAGCGTCGGGAGCTGGAGCAGGAGGCCAAGGAACTAAAGAAGGTGATGGATCTGAGCATTGTGCGGCTGCGCTTTTCTGCCTTCCTTCGAGCCAGTGATGGCTCCTTCTCTCTGCCCCTGAAGCCAGTTATATCTCAGCCCATCCATGACAGCA AGTCTCCTGGAGCCTCAAACCTGAAGATTTCTCGAATGGACAAGACAGCTGGCTCTGTGCGGGGTGGAGATGAGGTTTATCTGCTTTGTGACAAGGTGCAGAAAG ATGACATTGAGGTTCGGTTCTACGAGGATGATGAGAATGGATGGCAGGCCTTCGGGGACTTTTCTCCCACAGATGTTCACAAACAG TATGCCATTGTGTTCCGGACACCTCCCTATCACAAGATGAAGATTGAGCGTCCTGTAACCGTGTTCCTGCAACTGAAACGCAAGCGTGGGGGGGATGTCTCTGACTCCAAACAGTTCACCTATTATCCTCTGGTGGAAG ACAAGGAGGAGGTGCAGCGGAAGCGGAGGAAAGCCTTGCCCACCTTCTCCCAGCCCTTTGGGGGTGGCTCCCACATGGGTGGAGGCTCTGGGGGCTCGGCTGGGGGTTatggaggagctggaggaggag GTGGCAGCCTcggctttttctcctcctccttggcCTATAGCCCCTACCAGTCCGGTGCGGCCCCAATGGGCTGCTACCcgggaggcgggggcggggcgcagATGGCCTCCGAGGCGCCTAGCGTGGATGCTGGGGAGGAAGCAGCAGAGCTGAGCGCCCCCTCCGGGACCCTCCAGCGCGAACAGCAGGCCCCGGAGCTGCTGCATCGAG CCCGGGAATACAACGCGCGCCTGTTCGGCCTGGCGCAGCGCAGCGCCCGAGCCTTGCTCGACTACGGCGTCACGGCAGACGCGCGCGCGCTGCTGGCGGGACAGCGCCACCTGCTGACCGCGCAGGACGAGAACGGAGACAC gccgctGCATTTGGCCATCATCCACGGGCAGACCAGCGTCATTGAGCAAATAGCCCACGTCATCTACCACGCCCCGCACCTCGGCGTTGTTAATCTCACCAACCACCTGCACCAG ACGCCCCTGCATCTGGCAGTGATCACCGGGCAGACCAGCGTGGTGAGCTTCCTGCTGCAGGTGGGCGCAGATCCAGCACTGCTGGATCGGCATGGAGACTCAGCCGTGCACCTGGCACTCCGGGCACGTGCCAGTGCCCCCGACCTGCTGCGCACCCTGCTGCGGAGTGGGGTTCCCAGCATGCCCCAACTGTTGCACGTGCCAGACTTTGAAG GGCTGTACCCAGTACACCTGGCGGTCCGTGCCCGAAGCCCCGAGTGCCTGGATCTGCTGGTGGACAATGGGGCTGAAGTGGAGGCTGCAGAGCGGCAGGGGGGCCGAACAGCCCTGCATCTAGCCACAGAAATGGAGGAGCTGGGGTTGGTCACCCATCTGGTCACCAAG CTCCGGGCCAACGTGAATGCCCGTACCTTTGCGGGAAACACGCCCCTACACCTGGCAGCTGGACTGGGATCCCCGACCCTCACCCGCCTCCTTCTGAAGGCTG GTGCCGACATCCATGCAGAGAATGAGGAGCCCCTGTGCCCACTGCCTTCGCCCCCCACCTCTGGTAGTGACTCAGATTCTGAGGGCCCCGAGAGGGACACCCGAGGCAGCTTTCGGGGCCACACACCTCTTGACCTCACTCGCAGCAGCAAG GTGAAGACCTTGCTGCTAAATGCTGCTCAGGACACCATGGCGCCCCCCCTGACCCCACCTAGCCCTGCAG GGCCAGAGATGCCACTTGAGGATACAGTCCTACAGAACCTGGAGCATCTGCTAGACGGGCCAGGAGCCCAGGGCAGCTGGGCAGAACTGGCAGAACGGCTGGGTCTGCGCAGTCTGGTGGACACGTATCGGAAGACGGCCTCACCCAGCGGCAGTCTCCTACGCAGTTACAAG cTGGCTGGTGGGGACTTGGCAGGCCTGCTGGATGCCCTGTCTGACATGGGCCTGGAGGAGGGAGTGAGGCTCCTGAGGGGTCCTGAGACCCGAGAAAAGCTGCCTAGCACAG AGGTGAAGGAGGACAGTGCATACGGGAGCCAGTCGGTGGAACAGGAAGCAGAGAAGCTGGGCCCCCCTCCTGAGCCACCAGGAGGGCTCTGCCACGGACATCCCCAGCCTCAGGTGCACTGA
- the NFKB2 gene encoding nuclear factor NF-kappa-B p100 subunit isoform X1 gives MDSCYDPGLDGIIEYDDFKFNPTIVQPKEPAPETADGPYLVIVEQPKQRGFRFRYGCEGPSHGGLPGASSEKGRKTYPTVKICNYEGPAKIEVDLVTHSDPPRAHAHSLVGKQCSELGVCAVSVGPKDMTAQFNNLGVLHVTKKNMMEIMIQKLQRQRLRSRPQGLTEAERRELEQEAKELKKVMDLSIVRLRFSAFLRASDGSFSLPLKPVISQPIHDSKSPGASNLKISRMDKTAGSVRGGDEVYLLCDKVQKDDIEVRFYEDDENGWQAFGDFSPTDVHKQYAIVFRTPPYHKMKIERPVTVFLQLKRKRGGDVSDSKQFTYYPLVEDKEEVQRKRRKALPTFSQPFGGGSHMGGGSGGSAGGYGGAGGGGGSLGFFSSSLAYSPYQSGAAPMGCYPGGGGGAQMASEAPSVDAGEEAAELSAPSGTLQREQQAPELLHRAREYNARLFGLAQRSARALLDYGVTADARALLAGQRHLLTAQDENGDTPLHLAIIHGQTSVIEQIAHVIYHAPHLGVVNLTNHLHQTPLHLAVITGQTSVVSFLLQVGADPALLDRHGDSAVHLALRARASAPDLLRTLLRSGVPSMPQLLHVPDFEGLYPVHLAVRARSPECLDLLVDNGAEVEAAERQGGRTALHLATEMEELGLVTHLVTKLRANVNARTFAGNTPLHLAAGLGSPTLTRLLLKAGADIHAENEEPLCPLPSPPTSGSDSDSEGPERDTRGSFRGHTPLDLTRSSKVKTLLLNAAQDTMAPPLTPPSPAGEISPPIARPQTPAHRGLFSFRATQGGLPFSIPVLRPLPPVALPALSGYHVRKVAFSCVFAHLWGVTNMCVSPSGPEMPLEDTVLQNLEHLLDGPGAQGSWAELAERLGLRSLVDTYRKTASPSGSLLRSYKLAGGDLAGLLDALSDMGLEEGVRLLRGPETREKLPSTAEVKEDSAYGSQSVEQEAEKLGPPPEPPGGLCHGHPQPQVH, from the exons ATGGACAGTTGCTACGACCCA GGTCTGGATGGCATCATTGAATATGACGATTTCAAATTCAACCCGACCATTGTGCAGCCCAAGGAGCCAGCCCCAGAGACAG CTGATGGCCCCTACCTGGTGATCGTGGAACAGCCTAAGCAG CGAGGTTTCCGATTTCGATATGGCTGTGAAGGCCCTTCCCACGGAGGACTGCCAGGTGCCTCCAGCGAGAAGGGTCGGAAGACTTATCCCACAGTCAAG ATCTGTAACTACGAGGGACCGGCCAAGATCGAGGTGGACCTGGTAACACACAGTGACCCGCCTCGTGCTCACGCCCACAGTTTGGTGGGCAAGCAATGCTCGGAGCTGGGGGTCTGCGCAGTGTCTGTGGGGCCCAAGGACATGACTGCCCA ATTTAACAACCTTGGTGTCCTGCATGTGACCAAGAAGAACATGATGGAGATAATGATACAAAAACTTCAGAGACAGCGGCTTCGCTCCAGGCCCCAGGGCCTTACGG AGGCTGAGCGTCGGGAGCTGGAGCAGGAGGCCAAGGAACTAAAGAAGGTGATGGATCTGAGCATTGTGCGGCTGCGCTTTTCTGCCTTCCTTCGAGCCAGTGATGGCTCCTTCTCTCTGCCCCTGAAGCCAGTTATATCTCAGCCCATCCATGACAGCA AGTCTCCTGGAGCCTCAAACCTGAAGATTTCTCGAATGGACAAGACAGCTGGCTCTGTGCGGGGTGGAGATGAGGTTTATCTGCTTTGTGACAAGGTGCAGAAAG ATGACATTGAGGTTCGGTTCTACGAGGATGATGAGAATGGATGGCAGGCCTTCGGGGACTTTTCTCCCACAGATGTTCACAAACAG TATGCCATTGTGTTCCGGACACCTCCCTATCACAAGATGAAGATTGAGCGTCCTGTAACCGTGTTCCTGCAACTGAAACGCAAGCGTGGGGGGGATGTCTCTGACTCCAAACAGTTCACCTATTATCCTCTGGTGGAAG ACAAGGAGGAGGTGCAGCGGAAGCGGAGGAAAGCCTTGCCCACCTTCTCCCAGCCCTTTGGGGGTGGCTCCCACATGGGTGGAGGCTCTGGGGGCTCGGCTGGGGGTTatggaggagctggaggaggag GTGGCAGCCTcggctttttctcctcctccttggcCTATAGCCCCTACCAGTCCGGTGCGGCCCCAATGGGCTGCTACCcgggaggcgggggcggggcgcagATGGCCTCCGAGGCGCCTAGCGTGGATGCTGGGGAGGAAGCAGCAGAGCTGAGCGCCCCCTCCGGGACCCTCCAGCGCGAACAGCAGGCCCCGGAGCTGCTGCATCGAG CCCGGGAATACAACGCGCGCCTGTTCGGCCTGGCGCAGCGCAGCGCCCGAGCCTTGCTCGACTACGGCGTCACGGCAGACGCGCGCGCGCTGCTGGCGGGACAGCGCCACCTGCTGACCGCGCAGGACGAGAACGGAGACAC gccgctGCATTTGGCCATCATCCACGGGCAGACCAGCGTCATTGAGCAAATAGCCCACGTCATCTACCACGCCCCGCACCTCGGCGTTGTTAATCTCACCAACCACCTGCACCAG ACGCCCCTGCATCTGGCAGTGATCACCGGGCAGACCAGCGTGGTGAGCTTCCTGCTGCAGGTGGGCGCAGATCCAGCACTGCTGGATCGGCATGGAGACTCAGCCGTGCACCTGGCACTCCGGGCACGTGCCAGTGCCCCCGACCTGCTGCGCACCCTGCTGCGGAGTGGGGTTCCCAGCATGCCCCAACTGTTGCACGTGCCAGACTTTGAAG GGCTGTACCCAGTACACCTGGCGGTCCGTGCCCGAAGCCCCGAGTGCCTGGATCTGCTGGTGGACAATGGGGCTGAAGTGGAGGCTGCAGAGCGGCAGGGGGGCCGAACAGCCCTGCATCTAGCCACAGAAATGGAGGAGCTGGGGTTGGTCACCCATCTGGTCACCAAG CTCCGGGCCAACGTGAATGCCCGTACCTTTGCGGGAAACACGCCCCTACACCTGGCAGCTGGACTGGGATCCCCGACCCTCACCCGCCTCCTTCTGAAGGCTG GTGCCGACATCCATGCAGAGAATGAGGAGCCCCTGTGCCCACTGCCTTCGCCCCCCACCTCTGGTAGTGACTCAGATTCTGAGGGCCCCGAGAGGGACACCCGAGGCAGCTTTCGGGGCCACACACCTCTTGACCTCACTCGCAGCAGCAAG GTGAAGACCTTGCTGCTAAATGCTGCTCAGGACACCATGGCGCCCCCCCTGACCCCACCTAGCCCTGCAGGTGAGATCTCCCCACCCATTGCCAGACCCCAGACCCCTGCTCACAGAGGTCTCTTCTCCTTCAGGGCCACTCAAGGAGGTCTCCCTTTCTCCATCCCTGTTCTCCGTCCATTGCCCCCAGTGGCCCTTCCTGCCTTATCAGGTTACCATGTGAGAAAGGTGGCATTCAGCTGTGTTTTTGCCCATCTCTGGGGGGTAACTAACATGTGTGTGTCCCCCTCAGGGCCAGAGATGCCACTTGAGGATACAGTCCTACAGAACCTGGAGCATCTGCTAGACGGGCCAGGAGCCCAGGGCAGCTGGGCAGAACTGGCAGAACGGCTGGGTCTGCGCAGTCTGGTGGACACGTATCGGAAGACGGCCTCACCCAGCGGCAGTCTCCTACGCAGTTACAAG cTGGCTGGTGGGGACTTGGCAGGCCTGCTGGATGCCCTGTCTGACATGGGCCTGGAGGAGGGAGTGAGGCTCCTGAGGGGTCCTGAGACCCGAGAAAAGCTGCCTAGCACAG CAGAGGTGAAGGAGGACAGTGCATACGGGAGCCAGTCGGTGGAACAGGAAGCAGAGAAGCTGGGCCCCCCTCCTGAGCCACCAGGAGGGCTCTGCCACGGACATCCCCAGCCTCAGGTGCACTGA